In a genomic window of Erigeron canadensis isolate Cc75 chromosome 5, C_canadensis_v1, whole genome shotgun sequence:
- the LOC122599267 gene encoding nicotinamide/nicotinic acid mononucleotide adenylyltransferase, which translates to MDYALPLEKLSLEPIDEEDASSHSNTKGKMHVVLVSTGSFNPPTFMHLRLFELARDALDSKGFHVVGGYMSPVNDAYNKKGLIPADHRIIMCQLACKSSEFVMVDSWEANQSSFQRSLTVLSRIRSFFCDNGLISSAFLKVMLVCGSDLLESFGIPGAWIPEQVRTICRDYGVVCIRREGQDIEKIILRDEILTEYKDNIEVVDEIIPNRISSTLVRDCISRNLSVKYLTSDEVIDYIKRNQLYTNPII; encoded by the exons ATGGATTATGCGCTGCCCCTCGAGAAGTTATCGTTAGAGCCCATAGATGAAGAAGATGCTTCGTCACATTCGAACACAAA GGGGAAAATGCATGTAGTTTTAGTATCAACTGGAAGCTTCAACCCTCCTACATTTATGCATTTGCGCCTTTTTG AATTGGCAAGAGATGCACTTGACTCGAAAGGGTTTCATGTTGTTGGAGGTTATATGTCGCCTGTAAATGATGCATATAATAAAA AGGGTCTCATACCAGCTGACCATCGTATCATCATGTGCCAATTAGCTTGCAAAAGTTCTGAATTTGTAATGGTTGATAGCTGGGag GCAAACCAAAGTTCGTTTCAACGCTCATTGACAGTATTGTCAAGAATAAGGAGTTTCTTTTGTGATAACGGACTAATATCTAGTG CGTTCCTAAAGGTCATGCTTGTCTGTGGCTCTGATCTGCTAGAATCATTTGGCATCCCTGGAGCTTGGATTCCAGAGCAG GTCAGGACTATATGCAGAGATTACGGTGTGGTTTGTATTCGCAGAGAAGGTCAAGACATTGAGAAAATCATCTTACGTGATGAAATCTTGACAGAATATAAG GATAATATCGAAGTGGTGGATGAAATAATACCAAACCGTATCAGCTCAACTTTAGTAAG AGACTGCATTTCAAGGAATTTGTCGGTGAAATATTTGACATCAGATGAAGTTATTGATTACATAAAACGAAATCAACTGTACACTAACCCTATCATCTGA
- the LOC122599268 gene encoding F-box protein At4g09920-like, with translation MRNLRSRSSRNKEGLSGRSCRNDFISQMPDELLLMILDLLPTKDAVATSSLSTRWRFVWCSLNVFDFDGEKSLENMEDDSTVLLINEQTKFINQVNGVIQRHNLPTVQYFRIRFDLSMVYIQEIDHWLQFALDKKVEILELDLMQKSCMPRENPHENYDFPLPLSNRRMRHFYKWPSSDDIVLEMLSLYRLELYGVSVTEPTLKGFLKGAPCLEVLSIYGSHLSTHLHVGGSDNNLKHLKLVQCSGVKFISLCNFDLESFIHVGKFVEYHFDDLPKLTDLKVGGVSVGLEDNVFSQVSCCVSSLQVLHLDIIDGPEEILDTDSVPKLPNVKKLTLIIRATQDDSLLDYTSIAKACPILETFEIWLYWFSLAKRRRKVRRTASHCHKHLKLLKVEGYYGRISDLELVVYVMENAIALQNIVIDPSCLYSREGLTAANKLKVEQQARSSAKRQLQPIVPQGVELTIK, from the exons ATGAGAAACCTAAGGTCGCGATCTTCTCGAAACAAGGAG GGGCTTAGTGGAAGATCATGTCGGAACGATTTCATTAGTCAGATGCCGGATGAATTGCTCCTTATGATACTAGATCTTCTGCCAACAAAAGACGCGGTAGCCACCAGCAGTCTCTCCACCAGATGGAGGTTCGTGTGGTGTAGTTTAAATGTGTTTGACTTTGATGGTGAAAAATCCTTAGAAAACATGGAGGATGATAGTACGGTCCTGTTGATAAACGAGCAGACTAAATTTATCAATCAGGTGAATGGTGTCATTCAACGTCACAACCTCCCAACAGTTCAATACTTCCGGATTCGTTTTGATTTGAGTATGGTTTATATCCAAGAGATCGATCATTGGCTCCAGTTTGCGTTGGACAAGAAAGTTGAAATTCTTGAACTAGATTTGATGCAGAAAAGTTGCATGCCCCGTGAAAATCCACACGAAAACTATGATTTCCCATTACCATTATCGAATCGAAGGATGAGACACTTTTACAAATGGCCTTCATCGGATGATATTGTTTTAGAGATGCTGTCTCTATATAGGCTCGAATTATATGGTGTCAGTGTGACTGAACCAACCCTAAAAGGATTTCTTAAAGGTGCTCCATGTCTTGAAGTCCTATCTATATATGGCTCCCATTTGTCCACTCATCTTCATGTTGGTGGAAGCGACAATAACTTGAAACACTTAAAACTAGTTCAGTGTTCCGGGGTCAAGTTCATTTCTTTGTGTAATTTTGACCTTGAATCGTTTATCCATGTCGGTAAATTCGTAGAATATCATTTTGACGATCTTCCAAAGCTTACAGACCTCAAAGTTGGCGGTGTTAGTGTGGGTTTGGAGGATAATGTGTTCTCCCAGGTCTCATGTTGTGTTTCCTCCCTTCAGGTTCTTCACTTGGACATAATAGATGGTCCAGAG GAAATTTTGGATACCGACTCCGTTCCCAAACTCCCGAATGTCAAGAAGTTGACGCTGATAATTAGAGCTACACAAGATGATAGTCTACTAGACTACACTTCTATTGCTAAAGCATGCCCGATTTTGGAGACTTTTGAAATTTGG CTATATTGGTTTTCACTTGCTAAAAGAAGGAGAAAAGTAAGGCGTACTGCTAGTCACTGCCATAAACATCTTAAGCTTCTTAAAGTTGAGGGGTATTATGGTCGAATTAGCGACCTTGAGCTTGTTGTGTACGTGATGGAGAATGCTATTGCACTTCAAAATATAGTTATAGATCCTTCCTGCCTTTATTCCCGTGAAGGTCTAACTGCGGCAAACAAGTTGAAGGTTGAGCAACAAGCCCGATCTTCTGCCAAGCGCCAGCTGCAGCCAATAGTTCCTCAAGGTGTGGAGTTGACCATAAAATAA
- the LOC122600553 gene encoding FBD-associated F-box protein At4g10400-like, giving the protein MRNLRPRSSQNKQGFSGRSRRNDYISWMPDELLLMILHRLPTKEAVATGSLSTRWRFLWHSLNMFDFDGEKTSENMKDDSLFVLINKRINFIDQVNNVIQHHNLPTVQYFRIRFDLNMVHILEIDRWLQFALDKKVQILELDLMEKSYMTRENPDENYDLPLPLANGKMRHFYEWPLPNDIVLEMFSLKKLILYGISVTEPTLKGFFKGAQRLEELSICGSHLPTHIHVGGRDNNLKHFKLIQCSGVEFISLYNFDLVSFIHVDKFVEYHFDDLPKLKSLTIGSISVGLEDNVFSQISSCVSSLQVLDLDIVLMDSLNTNAIPKLPNVKKLMLIIRTTQDDNLLDYTSIAKACPILEVFEITLFWFSPLVIRRRKVRRTATHRHEHLKKLTIKGYYGRISDLELVVYVIENSIALKEIVIDPSCVYSSEDLTVEKKLKCEKQARSSAIRQLKSIVPGGVELIIK; this is encoded by the exons ATGAGAAATCTAAGACCACGATCTTCTCAAAACAAGCAG GGGTTTAGTGGAAGATCACGTCGGAACGATTACATAAGTTGGATGCCAGATGAATTGCTTCTTATGATACTACATCGTTTGCCTACAAAAGAGGCGGTGGCCACCGGCAGTCTCTCCACCAGATGGAGGTTCTTGTGGCATAGTTTAAATATGTTTGACTTTGATGGTGAAAAAACCTCAGAAAACATGAAGGACGATAGTCTGTTCGTGTTGATTAACAAGCGGATCAACTTTATTGATCAGGTGAATAATGTCATTCAACATCACAACCTTCCGACAGTTCAATACTTCCGGATTCGTTTTGATTTGAATATGGTTCATATCCTAGAGATTGATCGTTGGCTCCAGTTTGCGTTGGACAAGAAAGTTCAGATTCTTGAACTAGATTTGATGGAGAAGAGTTACATGACTCGTGAAAATCCAGATGAAAACTATGATCTCCCATTACCATTAGCTAATGGAAAGATGAGACACTTTTACGAATGGCCTTTACCGAATGATATTGTTTTGGAGATGTTTTCTCTAAAAAAGCTCATATTGTACGGTATTAGTGTGACTGAACCAACCCTAAAAGGATTTTTTAAAGGTGCTCAACGTCTTGAAGAACTTTCTATATGTGGCTCTCATTTGCCGACTCATATTCATGTTGGTGGACGTGACAATAACTTGAAACACTTTAAACTAATTCAGTGTTCTGGGGTTGAGTTCATTTCTTTGTATAATTTTGACCTTGTGTCGTTTATCCATGTCGATAAATTCGTAgaatatcattttgatgatcTGCCAAAGCTTAAAAGTCTTACTATTGGCAGTATTAGTGTGGGTTTGGAGGATAATGTGTTCTCCCAGATCTCATCTTGTGTTTCCTCCCTTCAGGTTCTTGACTTGGACATAGTACTTATG GACAGTTTAAATACTAACGCCATTCCCAAACTCCCAAATGTCAAGAAATTGATGCTGATAATTAGAACCACACAAGATGATAATCTACTAGACTACACTTCTATAGCTAAAGCATGCCCAATTTTGGAGGTTTTTGAAATCACG cTATTTTGGTTTTCACCACTAGTTATAAGGAGGAGAAAAGTAAGGCGTACTGCTACTCACCGCCATGAACACCTTAAAAAGCTTACAATTAAGGGGTATTATGGTCGTATCAGCGACCTTGAGCTTGTTGTATACGTGATAGAGAATTCTATTGCACTTAAAGAAATTGTTATAGATCCTTCCTGCGTTTATTCATCTGAAGATCTAACGGTGGAGAAAAAGTTGAAGTGTGAGAAACAAGCTCGATCTTCTGCCATTCGCCAGCTGAAGTCAATAGTTCCTGGAGGTGTAGAGttgatcataaaataa
- the LOC122599058 gene encoding transcriptional regulator ATRX produces MEVEEKGGERNDTTSHSGRLVKSSSSYENSSFLNDHAKKSSSFIAEVLEGGILVQPKGGSLLQSGHVNGAVKEGKLPEICLENCASKKSTSEKTQDTHRQIKPSVGRVARSRSSSQQTSGINKSLEWGTSAFCSSEEGGGPPPSVSHLMDELNASSKLLDAAKISQAHSGRTGETQVVLNSEGILKSVNSSNITAVPVTRSTSGCIKESQLGANHHENAENVAGSAHIEAPGIKQPISSCIKLNEFKIFHALSDRIEETKAVCSSEGVHKPVISSNIVAPGVTRSKCGSMKESLLGDNHQEKAEMVVGNVPTEVAVVMEPVSADIKLDPITLCTESEGLASLQASDCCMIFKPKQLNFDDIDEYALDEFCSPLSKKRKLDGYSGQECHPSNESASSIDHRSGSTLFESQLPNANFMSSSLKAGRTDSHNIKESTKDVTMNNGLVNEKSVEDAECNSFVDDDDLDVIFEVNKSSKESSNIFEEEKHSEKSHLNEDHASLSKMQIEEGDLGHKGEGSTIGVYIPVSKSSESSLMTKQGNKDFEDPNISKSKELEVGISPLLPIVKLTSGKVNTWPLNHQGDIEDQPYCYSDSQGFRIHIHRDAIHCDLKTPNNNLHPVMESAQVRSSEEIYVSQSDGIQSCDKIIHDGMTSDLPEETRSLHELDAEETFTKVDVEITEMDNVLEQSEPASVSKLIKPAADDSTYSLLADVEPANPTSLIDVTVIDNKDDKILLPEWVTSSGSDCLSQNDDKSVIVSDDFNYSLAAGMQPEIPTNIDEFPVRDYKNFEISLSEWVPSYRSVRSSKNDDKSVIALDESMPVYEGFIIDEEVENVSLESTEGELDFHMLEDPSTTIARASIMEQICRSASMETPLSHFSSTLKENKPQNFYGFMTDGILEQMDLESSKSLDKDCTKCPQKSESDITEVDSSLQNQQKFDSFPFTSTPFSWQSKNHHSSPLGKLWDRSASSSGSSEKQLSSNPELTCFPIEEDPGSNEESENAEYLSDELEENKSLKVENEPESELHTESTEACFQPSIEISSEMVTEGRENDDEEVAADKELPPEATEVCPQHANILSTFMKYRDRCGSNSVNIEASVPKTRDMAKYKPKDYPDIRISRYEDNRGSSIATRASSRGNVSALSKNKSSMRNGIPRISQKGNKYNNIVSNITSFIPIVQQKQSAAICKEGKRDINVKALERAKALKEREQEKENARKAKKEASKLELERIKKENAREMEMKRKKKEEEEKERKADLAARKRQREEDEKKHLAKKRKVVTESQKNQKVPYENSRAGKVVLEKQQAKTASIAVNKKGSYNSSQNKKTDVISEQGKLGTEKTLASVIPQVVSVPEKCDASIDLCEKATSVHEMSPVQAGIVKLTGQEMSYDISPYQCSDDEDEEEEDVPNNKFVPSWASRDRVTMVLPLQQNIVPETIFPVEGFCHMDEVLLPRRLQAR; encoded by the exons ATGGAAGTTGAAGAAAAGGGTGGAGAGCGAAATGATACAACCAGTCATAGCGGTAGACTTGTAAAATCTAGTAGTTCCTATGAAAACTCAAGCTTTTTGAATGATCATGCCAAAAAAAGCTCATCCTTTATAGCGGAAGTATTGGAGGGGGGTATTCTGGTGCAGCCAAAAGGTGGCTCATTGCTACAATCTGGTCATGTTAATGGTGCTGTGAAAGAGGGCAAGCTTCCAGAGATCTGTTTGGAAAATTGTGCAAGCAAAAAATCAACAAGTGAGAAGACACAGGATACACATAGGCAAATTAAACCTTCTGTTGGTAGAGTTGCGAGGTCTAGGAGCTCAAGCCAACAAACTAGTGGGATAAACAAGTCTTTAGAATGGGGCACATCTGCTTTTTGTAGTTCAGAAGAAGGTGGAGGTCCACCTCCATCTGTTAGTCACTTAATGGATGAACTCAATGCCTCCAGCAAGTTACTGGATGCGGCAAAAATTTCTCAGGCACATAGTGGTAGAACTGGGGAGACACAAGTTGTTTTAAATAGTGAAGGAATACTGAAGTCAGTTAATTCTTCTAACATTACTGCTGTTCCAGTTACAAGGTCCACATCTGGCTGTATAAAAGAATCTCAACTCGGTGCCAATCACCATGAAAATGCTGAAAATGTTGCGGGAAGCGCACATATAGAAGCCCCGGGTATAAAGCAGCCTATAAGCTCTTGTATTAAGTTGAATGAGTTCAAAATTTTTCATGCGCTTAGTGATAGAATTGAGGAGACAAAAGCTGTTTGTAGCAGTGAAGGTGTACATAAGCCAGTTATCTCCTCTAATATCGTTGCTCCCGGAGTTACAAGGTCGAAGTGTGGCTCTATGAAAGAATCTCTACTTGGTGATAACCATCAAGAAAAGGCTGAGATGGTTGTGGGAAATGTGCCCACAGAAGTTGCAGTTGTAATGGAGCCTGTAAGTGCTGACATTAAGTTGGATCCCATCACCTTATGCACGGAATCAGAAGGTTTAGCCTCACTGCAGGCTTCTGACTGTTGTATGATATTTAAACCTAAGCAACTAAACTTTGATGACATAGATGAATATGCTTTAGATGAATTCTGTAGTCCGCTTTCCAAGAAAAGAAAGCTCGATGGGTATTCGGGACAGGAATGTCATCCTTCAAATGAGTCTGCTTCATCAATAGATCATAGGTCCGGAAGCACTTTATTTGAGTCGCAATTGCCAAATGCGAATTTTATGTCAAGCAGTCTGAAAGCTGGAAGGACTGATTCTCATAATATTAAAGAGAGCACAAAAGATGTGACGATGAATAATGGTTTGGTCAACGAGAAATCCGTGGAGGATGCTGAGTGCAACTCTtttgtagatgatgatgatcttgatGTAATTTTTGAGGTCAATAAATCTTCTAAAGAAAGCTCTAACATCTTTGAAGAAGAAAAGCATTCAGAAAAATCTCATTTAAATGAAGATCATGCATCTTTATCAAAGATGCAAATTGAAGAG GGTGATCTTGGCCATAAAGGTGAGGGAAGTACTATTGGTGTTTATATACCAGTATCAAAAAGTTCTGAGTCATCACTCATGACCAAACAAGGGAACAAGGATTTTGAGGATCCcaatatatcaaaatcaaaggaaCTTGAAGTTGGGATAAGTCCACTGTTGCCTATTGTGAAATTAACTTCTGGCAAGGTTAATACATGGCCTTTGAACCATCAGGGAGATATTGAGGACCAACCATACTGCTATTCTGATTCCCAAGGCTTTAGGATACATATTCATAGAGATGCTATCCATTGTGATCTGAAGACACCCAACAACAATCTTCACCCCGTAATGGAATCTGCACAAGTTCGTTCTTCTGAAGAGATATATGTCTCTCAGTCAGATGGCATTCAGAGCTGTGATAAGATAATTCACGATGGAATGACGTCTGATTTGCCTGAAGAAACAAGGTCTTTACATGAGCTAGATGCAGAG GAAACTTTTACTAAAGTGGATGTTGAAATTACAGAGATGGATAATGTACTCGAACAGTCTGAGCCAGCCAGTGTTTCAAAACTCATTAAGCCTGCAGCTGATGATTCTACTTATAGCTTGCTAGCAGATGTCGAACCTGCAAATCCCACCAGCCTCATTGATGTTACCGTTATTGACAATAAGGATGATAAGATACTTCTTCCAGAGTGGGTGACTTCAAGTGGCTCAGATTGCCTTTCACAAAATGATGACAAAAGTGTGATTGTATCTGATGATTTTAATTATAGTTTGGCAGCAGGCATGCAGCCTGAAATTCCAACCAATATTGATGAATTTCCTGTAAGAGACTATAAGAATTTTGAGATAAGCCTTTCTGAGTGGGTGCCTTCGTATAGGTCAGTTAGATCTTCAAAAAATGATGACAAAAGTGTGATTGCCTTAGATGAAAGTATGCCCGTATATGAGGGTTTTATTATAGATGAGGAGGTGGAAAATGTAAGTTTGGAGAGTACAGAAGGTGAGCTAGATTTTCATATGCTGGAAGACCCAAGTACCACAATTGCAAGAGCAAGCATTATGGAGCAAATTTGCAGATCTGCAAGTATGGAGACACCATTGTCCCACTTTTCGTCTACCTTGAAGGAGAATAAACCTCAAAACTTCTACGGATTTATGACAGACGGGATTCTTGAGCAGATGGATCTCGAAAGTAGCAAATCTCTTGATAAAGATTGTACAAAGTGTCCTCAAAAAAGTGAGAGTGATATAACTGAAGTTGATTCTTCTTTGCAAAATCAACAAAAGTTTGATTCATTTCCATTTACTTCTACTCCCTTCTCTTGGCAATCCAAAAACCATCATTCATCTCCTCTTGGAAAGCTTTGGGATAGATCAGCGTCAAGCTCAGGCAGTTCAGAGAAGCAATTGAGCTCAAATCCTGAGCTGACTTGCTTCCCTATTGAGGAAGATCCAGGCAGCAATGAAGAAAGTGAGAATGCAGAGTATTTGAGTGATGAacttgaagaaaacaaaagtttaaaagtaGAAAATGAGCCTGAAAGTGAACTACATACTGAATCTACTGAAGCATGCTTTCAACCTTCAATTGAGATATCTTCAGAAATGGTAACGGAAGGAAGAgagaatgatgatgaagaagtgGCTGCTGATAAAGAACTGCCCCCTGAGGCTACTGAAGTATGCCCTCAACATGCAAATATTTTGTCCACATTTATGAAATACCGAGACAGGTGTGGTTCAAATTCTGTGAATATAGAGGCCAGTGTCCCCAAGACTCGTGATATGGCCAAGTATAAGCCTAAAGATTATCCCGACATTAGAATAAGTAGGTATGAGGATAACCGGGGCTCATCAATAGCTACACGTGCTAGTAGTAGAGGGAACGTATCTGCACTTAGCAAAAATAAGAGCAGCATGAGAAATGGAATACCAAGGATATCACAGAAGGGgaataaatataacaatattGTATCAAACATCACATCATTTATTCCAATAGTGCAACAAAAACAATCAGCCGCTATTTGCAAAG AAGGTAAGAGAGACATCAACGTGAAGGCTCTAGAGCGTGCGAAAGCTTTAAAAGAGCGTGAACAAGAAAAGGAGAATGCGCGGAAAGCGAAGAAAGAAGCATCGAAGCTTGAGCTAGAAAGAATCAAGAAAGAAAACGCAAGAGAAATGGagatgaaaaggaaaaagaaggaggaggaggaaaAGGAAAGAAAGGCTGATCTTGCAGCAAGGAAAAGGCAAAGGGAGGAAGACGAGAAGAAGCATTTGGCCAAAAAAAGAAAGGTTGTTACAGAATCACAAAAAAATCAGAAGGTACCATATGAAAACTCACGTGCTGGGAAAGTGGTGTTGGAAAAACAGCAGGCCAAAACT GCTTCAATTGCCGTCAACAAGAAGGGATCTTATAATTCGAGCCAAAATAAAAAGACAGATGTAATTAGTGAACAAGGTAAATTGGGGACTGAGAAAACTTTAGCAAGTGTTATCCCGCAAGTTGTCTCTGTTCCCGAAAAGTGTGATGCTTCCATTGATTTGTGTGAAAAG GCAACAAGTGTACACGAAATGTCACCTGTACAAGCAGGGATAGTAAAGTTGACGGGTCAGGAAATGTCATATGACATTTCTCCATATCAATGTTCTGATGACGAGgatgaggaagaggaagatGTACCAAACAATAAATTTGTGCCTTCATGGGCCAG TAGAGACCGTGTGACCATGGTTTTGCCATTGCAACAGAACATTGTCCCTGAAACAATCTTTCCTGTAGAAGGCTTTTGCCACATGGATGAAG TTCTCCTTCCTCGAAGGTTACAGGCACGATAG
- the LOC122600691 gene encoding N-acylphosphatidylethanolamine synthase gives MMGGGLPRKSVIMAVGAFSKFVANIMNTTYVHNADTLVNLVRSRPPGVPLITVSNHMSTLDDPVMWGFKGFPTCNADLQRWVLAAEDICFKNPLFSYFFRLGKCIPITRGGGIYQEHMMEAIDRLSNGEWLHTFPQGKVYQEDEPIRRLKWGTASLIARASVTPIVLPIIHHGFEKVMPERYIFNRRPPLPLWNKDIKITVGEPIEFDIVKLKQKALSTSKNLPSFTSKGWPRLGPLDEAAQRYLYIDISERIQTIMESLRVTGEMPKA, from the exons ATGATGGGAGGAGGTTTACCAAGAAAAAGTGTGATAATGGCAGTCGGAGCATTCTCAAAATTTGTTGCAAATATAATGAATACAACTTATGTTCATAACGCCGACACTCTTGTTAATTTAGTCCGATCACGCCCTCCCGGTGTTCCTCTCATCACCGTGAGCAATCATATGTCAAC GTTGGATGATCCTGTAATGTGGGGATTTAAGGGTTTTCCAACATGTAATGCTGACCTTCAAAGATGGGTACTTGCTGCTGAAGACATTTGCTTCAAAAACCCTCTCTTTTCGTATTTTTTCCGGCTTG GGAAATGTATTCCAATTACTAGGGGCGGTGGAATTTATCAAGAACATATGATGGAAGCTATTGATCGGTTAAGTAATGGTGAATGG CTACATACATTTCCTCAGGGAAAAGTCTACCAAGAAGATGAACCCATAAGACGATTAAAGTGGGGAACTGCCAGTCTCATTGCCCGTGCCTCTGTAACCCCAATAGTCTTGCCAATTATCCATCATGGTTTTGAGAAG GTGATGCCTgaaagatatatttttaataggCGGCCTCCTTTACCACTATGGAACAAGGACATAAAGATAACTGTTGGAGAGCCAATAGAATTTGACATTGTCAAGTTGAAGCAGAAAGCTCTATCAACGTCTAAAAATTTACCTTCTTTCACTAGCAAGGGTTGGCCGCGTTTGGGGCCATTAGATGAGGCTGCCCAAAGATACTTATACATTGACATTTCAGAACGCATACAAACTATCATGGAGAGCTTAAGAGTTACCGGTGAGATGCCAAAGGCATGA